The following nucleotide sequence is from Candidatus Thermokryptus mobilis.
ATTTCGTTGCTGCAACATACACCGTCCCGGCGTCAAAAGGAGATGGCTCAATTATGCTAATCAAACTCCACTCAGGCAATTCCCTCGGCGTGACATTTTGCCAAGTTTTACCACCATCAGTTGAAACATGGATCAAACCGTCATCTGAACCAGCCCATAAAACACCTTTTTTAACCGGTGATTCAGCAAAAGCATAAATCGTGCAATAATATTCAGCTGTCGTGTTATCCTTCGTTATCGGTCCACCCGAAGGACCAATTTTTGAAGTATCATTGCGCGTTAAATCCGGGCTTATCACCTCCCAACTCATTCCTTCATCGGTGCTTCTGAAAACATGATTCCCAGTCACATATAAAACATTCGGATCATGGGGTGAAATCACAATCGGATATGTCCACTGAAAACGATATTTTATATCCTTTGCCCCAGAACCAATTGGCGATTCAGGCCAGACGCTTATGTTTTTGATTTCTTTTGTTCTGTGATTATATCTTGTCAAGAGCCCGCCATAACTTCCAGCATAAACTATGTTCGGATCATCCGGTCTTACAGCAATATACCCGCTTTCTCCACCACCAACAGGATACCAATCGGTTACACCAATTCCCATCCCAGTTGTCCTGCTTGCTATTCCAACCGTTGTGTTATCTTGCTGAGCTCCATAGACATAATATGGAAATTGATTATCAACCGTGACATGATAAAATTGAGCTGTGGGATAATCTTGTTCCGTCCATGTCTCTCCACCATTAAATGTCACAGAAGCGCCACCATCGCTTGCGTGAATCATTATCTTCGGATTTTCCGGGTTAATCCACAAATCGTGATGGTCTACATGTGGCGTTCTAACAATGTTAAATGTCCTACCCCCATCAATTGATTTCAAGAACTGAACATTTAAAACATAAACGACATCGGGGTTCTTTGGGTCGGCAAAGACATGCATATAATAAAACGGTCTTTGCCAAAGTCGCTTATCGTCGTTGACCTTCCTCCATGTAGCTCCACCATCTTCAGATTTGTATAACCCGCCGTTTTCAGCTTCAACAAGAGCCCAAATAAGTCCTGGCTTTGCAGGCGATACAGCAACACCGATCTTACCCTTTATCCCCTTTGGAAATCCCGGATTGTTTGAAATCTCAAACCATGTCTCTCCACCATCCGTTGACTTCCAAAGCCCACTCCCTGGACCTCCACTTGACAGCGTCCAAAAATTCCTATAAACTTCCCACATCGCAGCATAAATTACCCTTGGATTCGTTGGATCAATTGCGATATCAACAGCGCCCGTCTTTTCATCTTTATATAGAACCTTTCTCCAAGTTTTCCCACCATCAATTGACTTATAGACACCACGATCTTTTGACGGTGCAAATGGGTTTCCAAGCGCAGCAACATAAACGATATCCGCATCCCTTGGATGAATGCGAATTTTCGCTATGACCTTCGTTTCAGCAAGCCCAACATTTTTCCATGTTTTTCCAGCATCTTCCGACTTATAGACACCATCACCAATTGAAATGTTATTTCTCAAGCAGGCTTCTCCCATCCCAACATAAATAACATTAGGGTCGGACTCAGCAACAGCTATAGCTCCAACTGAACTCGTTTTAAAGAAACCATCTGAGATATTAACCCAGGTAAAACCTCCATCCTCAGTTTTCCAAACACCTCCACCAGTTGCGCCGAAATAATAAGTCAACGGCTGTGATGGATGTCCAGCTACAGCGATTGACCTCCCACCTCTAAAGGGACCGATCTCACGCCACTGCAAAGCACGATATAAACTCGTATCATACTTTAAAATCGCTTGCTTCTGAATCACTTGAACCTTTCTTTGCGAAAAGATCGGACTAACCGCCGTGATAAAAAGGGAAAGCAAAAACAAAGAGAGAAATAAAAATTTTGCCCTCATATCGTTTTTCAAATTTTGTTTTAAACTCTGTTTAAAATTTGGACGAAGAAAGAAAGTTAACAAGTTCCAAATTTAGACCTGAAATCTAAACAAAATTACATCACCATCTTGAACTATGTATTCCTTCCCCTCAAACTTCACAAGCCCATGTTCTCTAAGCGCATGCTCAGAGCCAAACTTTACAAGTTCATCCCATCTCATTATCTCAGCTTTTATAAAACCGCGTTGAAAATCGGAATGAATTTTTCCAGCTGCTTCATAAGCAGTCGTCCCCCTTTTAACTGCCCAAGCTCTAACCTCGTTTTCATTCCCGGTGAAAAAAGTTATAAGATCAAGAATTTCATACCCGACCTTGACCACCTTCTGCAACCCGGATTCTTCAAGACCAAGTTCCTTTAACAACTCCATCCTTTCATTCTCTGGAAATTGCGCAAGCTCAGCTTCAAGCTTAGCACAAATGACAACTACTGGGACATCTTCCTCTTTTGCTATGGAAAGAACCTCATCAACATATTTATTCCCATTTAAACCCGCTTCATCAACATTTGCAACATAAATAAATGGCTTAGCCGTCAATAAGTGGAGTTCATCAATTATTTGTTTATCCTCAGGGTTATACTTAAAACTGCGAGCAAATTTCCCACCATTTAAATGTGAAATCAAACTTTCATAAACTTCAAACTGATGTTGTGCTTTCTTATCGCCACTCCTTGCGATATTTCTAATTTTCTCAATTCTTTTCTGAACCGTCTCAATATCTTTCAAAATCAATTCCGTCTCAACTATCTCAATATCCCTTCTTGGGTTTATGCTCCCATTCACATGGACAACACTTTCATCTTCAAAACACCTAACGATATGAATTATTGCATCAACCTCTCGTATATGTGCAAGAAATTGATTTCCGAGACCCTCACCTTTGCTTGCCCCTTTGACAAGCCCAGCTATGTCAACAAATTCAATAACAGCTGGGGTTATCCCTCGCCTTGGTTTAAAAACATCACCGAGCTTTTTCAATCTCTCATCAGGAACGGGAACAACCCCAATGTTCGGGTCAATGGTGCAAAAGGGATAATTTTCAGCTGGGACGCTGGAGTATGTTAAAGCGTTAAAAAGTGTTGACTTGCCAACATTTGGCAAACCAACGATGCCACATTTAAAACCCATAAAAGTTTAGCAAAAATTTTAAAAGTTTTCATCCTCATCAAAATCATCAATCTCCGGTTCAATATCGCTTCGCATTCCTTTATCAAAATCATCCGCCCCGCGCATGATCTCCGAAAGAAAGGAAAGATAAGCCCTTGGGTTTTCTTTTGACATCTGAATTTTTATCGTATCAATCAAACCATCAATCGCCTTAATAATGTCTTTGTCTGAATAATTCAAATCACCCGACTCAATATGATCACCAAGCCGAGAAACTATATCCCAATGTATGATATCCGGGTCCTCAATCATCTCACCCCTTACTTCCTCAAGCAATCTCTTAAAAGATTTTGACTTTATTTCATTCACAAGCCCCTTAAGAGATGAAACAAGGTAAGCATCCGTTAACCTATCGCCTTGATTCTGAAAAATTTTATCAACCTCATAAATCGCATATTCAATGACTGGCAAAATTTCAATTGATTTCTCATTCAGTTGTTTTATCCTCTTTCCCTTTTTACCTTTTTTTCCCGAGGATTTTTTAGCCGATTTGCTCATTTAAAATTTCACCTCTTTGAGATTAATTTCTTCCTTCGCTCGCAAATTTAATCACTTTTTCAGATATTCAAAAATTTTCTTCCCGATCAATGTGTTATCTCCAAAGCCAGCAAACGCCTCTGCTCCCGGTCCAAAAGCAAAAACAGGGACCATTATCCCTGTGTGATTTTTCGTAACGAATTTCCCTTCAACTTTCTTTTCTTCTACCGAGCCACCGACAATAGCATAACCCCCTGTTTCATGGTCAGCCGTGACTATAACAAGAGTATTTCCATCTTTTTGTGCGAATTCAAGTGCAACCCCAATTGCTTCATCAAAATCAGCCATTTCTTTTAAAATTTGTTCACTATCATTTGCATGCCCAGCCCAATCAATCTGAGAACCCTCAACCATAAGAAAGAAACCATCTTTATCCCTTGATAAAAACTCAATTGCCTTTTTCGTCATCTCCGAAAGTGTCGGTTTTCTATTCGGGGCATAAGGCGGATGATTTTCAGCAAACAAACCTATAACCTTACCTGCTTTATCAAAGTTAAAATTGTAAAATTCCTCCGGCTTTGAAATAAAATAATATCCTCTTCTTCTCATCGTGTCAATTAAGTCCTGCCCATCCTCTCTCTTTCCACCCTTTGATTTAGGCAAAAACCAACCCCAACCACCTCCAAGGTAAAGATCAGCATTTGCTTCTTTTGCTATTTGTTCGGCAATTTTAATTTGCATGTTTCTATCTGGAACATGTGCAACAAAAGCAGCTGGCGTTGCATGAGTAATTGCGCAAACGACAACTATACCCGTTGCCTTCCCAATCTTGTTCGCATATTCAAGAACTGTTTCCCTTCTCTCACCATCACAATCAATCCCAATCGCAACATTTTTTGTTTTATAGCCCGTGCTCATCGCAGTCGCCCCAGCTGCTGAATCAGTTATATATTCATCACACGAATTCGTCGTCAAAAGACCAACGACTTTAAACTTTTCAAGATTTAAATTTCCCTTATATGTTTTCCCAGCGCTTATTTGCGCAAGCCCCATCCCATCACCGATCATCAAAATTATATTCTTCGGCTTAAGCGATTGCTGAGCATATAAGCTGAAAGAAAACAAAAAAATAAAAAAAGCGAACAAAACTAAAATTTTTACCCGCTTCATTTATTTCCCTGATTTTGTTTTAACAAATCCGAATAAGATACCTTCACAAATTCAGAACCGCGCAATGAAAACTTATCAATCAAAAACTCCATCAAACCATCAACATCACCACCATCATCAATCACTTCAAATTCAATGAAATTTCCAAGCTCCTTCACCTCATCAATGTGAATCCTTGCGTTCTTGTAAAGAAAAACCTTTCTCTTCTTCTCAACAATCACATCTACGCCGAGCGCTTCCGAAAGTAAAACTTTCAATTCATCCGCATTGTGCACTTTTAAAACCCGGTAATCGCTCCATCGCTTATCGCTTGTTTCATCCCTGCGATAAAAAATCAACTCCGCACCGCCCGTGTTAAATTCTCTCATCTTCAATCTACCATCTCCAACTTTAAAATAAGTATCAATTTGAATGAAATCATCCTTGAGTTCAGCTCCAACTTCAACAGCTATTCTCTCAGCCAGAGATATATCATCAAACTTAACTTTGATCTCAAGATTTCTCGGCACTTACTCGTGAAAATTTACTTTAAAAATGAGATTTTCCGCGAATTTGAAAAGATAACTTTCCCGTTTTTAAAAGCATTCATCCTGCAAACATAAAACCCGCTTGCAACTTCAACTCCGTTATTATCCGTCCCATCCCAATAAAACTGGTATCGTCCATTAAAATGAAACCCAGAAACTATCTTTTTAACCTCACGCCCAAGCAGATCATAAATCCTGATATCAACAAACGAGCCAGACGGGACAGAATAACTAAAATTGATAACTGAGTTGAACGGATTCGGATACCCTGGAGACAGATTAAAATCTGCCAAGATACTTTCAAGCCCGACATTCGTTATAACCACATTTGACGGTTGACTCTCGTTTTTCAATCTATCAAGCGATGTGACAACATAGGTATAAATCCTCGCCGTATCTGGAATCCTGTCGGTATATATGTTAACAGAAGAAGCCGAGGGAACTATTCCTATTATATTTCTCGGATCGTTTAAATTAACGATCTCACTTTGCTCAACCCTATAAATGACATAATAGCTTGGCTTTTGACCATCCGAAGCTGGCTCTGGATTAAACCAAACAAGCTGCCAGGTATATGAATCCAGTTTTCTTATCAAAAGTCCCTGAGGTGGATTTGGAGGTATGCTGTCCTTCCAACGCATCGCTGGAGGAATTGCAAATGTCCCATATTTAAACTGTTTGAGTGAGTCAAGATATGCTAAAACGTTTGAGTACCTAAAAATGACCGCTCCATACGCAGCAATGCCTCTTGTAAAATCTATTTCTGCGGAAATCTCGCTAAAAGGATTATCCCCATAAATTCCGATATAAACATGTCTACCAAACATATTTGCGTTCCAATCTTGAGATATAACCCTGAAATCGTATTCAGAACCGATATCCCAATAAACTTGGGGAGCGTGATAATCTATCAATCCTAATTGAGCCCACTTTCTCGGATCAGACCTTCCATCACGATAGAGGTCAAAATACGCTTGATTTATCGGCAATCTCCAACCTTGATAAATTCCCGGAGTCGTGGTTCCAATTTTAA
It contains:
- a CDS encoding WD40/YVTN/BNR-like repeat-containing protein produces the protein MRAKFLFLSLFLLSLFITAVSPIFSQRKVQVIQKQAILKYDTSLYRALQWREIGPFRGGRSIAVAGHPSQPLTYYFGATGGGVWKTEDGGFTWVNISDGFFKTSSVGAIAVAESDPNVIYVGMGEACLRNNISIGDGVYKSEDAGKTWKNVGLAETKVIAKIRIHPRDADIVYVAALGNPFAPSKDRGVYKSIDGGKTWRKVLYKDEKTGAVDIAIDPTNPRVIYAAMWEVYRNFWTLSSGGPGSGLWKSTDGGETWFEISNNPGFPKGIKGKIGVAVSPAKPGLIWALVEAENGGLYKSEDGGATWRKVNDDKRLWQRPFYYMHVFADPKNPDVVYVLNVQFLKSIDGGRTFNIVRTPHVDHHDLWINPENPKIMIHASDGGASVTFNGGETWTEQDYPTAQFYHVTVDNQFPYYVYGAQQDNTTVGIASRTTGMGIGVTDWYPVGGGESGYIAVRPDDPNIVYAGSYGGLLTRYNHRTKEIKNISVWPESPIGSGAKDIKYRFQWTYPIVISPHDPNVLYVTGNHVFRSTDEGMSWEVISPDLTRNDTSKIGPSGGPITKDNTTAEYYCTIYAFAESPVKKGVLWAGSDDGLIHVSTDGGKTWQNVTPRELPEWSLISIIEPSPFDAGTVYVAATKYKLGDFKPYIFKTTDYGKTWKKIVSGIPDTHFTRVVRADPNKKGILYAGTEFGIYVSFDDGENWQTLQLNLPVSPIYDIAVHPREKDLVVATHGRSFWILDDLELLYQLSDEVAKSDIYLFKPADAYRMRGGSFRRPGITLGQNPPNGVVVYYYFKEKPKDEVKIEFFDEKGNLIKSFSSKERPEREGMLEEFGFFFGQQIQPSVTAEQGLNRFVWDMRYPDAENLKDIRFWTWGGSTRGPVAVPGKYQVKLTVGTKSFTQWFEIKKDPRISTTDEEFKEQFNLLIKIRDKLSEANGTVNKIRDIVKQLDELARKLKGTSKEGEINKLIKPLKDKLTAIEGEITQNKARSSQDLLNHPVKLNGKLAALASAVASADSKPTKQMYEVFDDLSKRLDEQLKKFKDVYEKEIPEFNRKVKELEIPAIIVETK
- the ychF gene encoding redox-regulated ATPase YchF — translated: MGFKCGIVGLPNVGKSTLFNALTYSSVPAENYPFCTIDPNIGVVPVPDERLKKLGDVFKPRRGITPAVIEFVDIAGLVKGASKGEGLGNQFLAHIREVDAIIHIVRCFEDESVVHVNGSINPRRDIEIVETELILKDIETVQKRIEKIRNIARSGDKKAQHQFEVYESLISHLNGGKFARSFKYNPEDKQIIDELHLLTAKPFIYVANVDEAGLNGNKYVDEVLSIAKEEDVPVVVICAKLEAELAQFPENERMELLKELGLEESGLQKVVKVGYEILDLITFFTGNENEVRAWAVKRGTTAYEAAGKIHSDFQRGFIKAEIMRWDELVKFGSEHALREHGLVKFEGKEYIVQDGDVILFRFQV
- a CDS encoding alkaline phosphatase, with amino-acid sequence MKRVKILVLFAFFIFLFSFSLYAQQSLKPKNIILMIGDGMGLAQISAGKTYKGNLNLEKFKVVGLLTTNSCDEYITDSAAGATAMSTGYKTKNVAIGIDCDGERRETVLEYANKIGKATGIVVVCAITHATPAAFVAHVPDRNMQIKIAEQIAKEANADLYLGGGWGWFLPKSKGGKREDGQDLIDTMRRRGYYFISKPEEFYNFNFDKAGKVIGLFAENHPPYAPNRKPTLSEMTKKAIEFLSRDKDGFFLMVEGSQIDWAGHANDSEQILKEMADFDEAIGVALEFAQKDGNTLVIVTADHETGGYAIVGGSVEEKKVEGKFVTKNHTGIMVPVFAFGPGAEAFAGFGDNTLIGKKIFEYLKK
- a CDS encoding class IV adenylate cyclase encodes the protein MPRNLEIKVKFDDISLAERIAVEVGAELKDDFIQIDTYFKVGDGRLKMREFNTGGAELIFYRRDETSDKRWSDYRVLKVHNADELKVLLSEALGVDVIVEKKRKVFLYKNARIHIDEVKELGNFIEFEVIDDGGDVDGLMEFLIDKFSLRGSEFVKVSYSDLLKQNQGNK
- a CDS encoding family 10 glycosylhydrolase, whose product is MKHFYLVLFFLFSFALSQPKFEFRGLWVATSGLDFPLSVRATNQKQELDRIVNVARSGGFNAIIFQVLARGQAYYESEIVPWASYLTSPLMVDQDGTLYPNLGTPPGTKENPPQFYDPLNYLIQKSHQYGIEVHAWINVYNLLTLPDTIYHLAISQPRHIAIDDSNRWNTKLFAKDSQGNWLITFGNLKLIWLDPANPYVRKYLLSVVSELVRKYDIDGIHFDYIRFPGAYTYGDSFNFYFNNRSDYENGNPYGLGRDDFARLSIERFVRAVYDTVKNLKPWVKIGTTTPGIYQGWRLPINQAYFDLYRDGRSDPRKWAQLGLIDYHAPQVYWDIGSEYDFRVISQDWNANMFGRHVYIGIYGDNPFSEISAEIDFTRGIAAYGAVIFRYSNVLAYLDSLKQFKYGTFAIPPAMRWKDSIPPNPPQGLLIRKLDSYTWQLVWFNPEPASDGQKPSYYVIYRVEQSEIVNLNDPRNIIGIVPSASSVNIYTDRIPDTARIYTYVVTSLDRLKNESQPSNVVITNVGLESILADFNLSPGYPNPFNSVINFSYSVPSGSFVDIRIYDLLGREVKKIVSGFHFNGRYQFYWDGTDNNGVEVASGFYVCRMNAFKNGKVIFSNSRKISFLK